The window AAACTTGGGCACTTCGAAGAAATGGCTGATTATAGCACAAAGTCAGGGAAAACACAAAGTGAGCCTGAACACCTTGTGTAAAAAAGGAAGTGCTTCAAGATTAAAGGGACAGGTCAACAGGACATAAGAGCTGGCTTAGAGGAGCTTCCCCTAGCCAACTTTGGGATAATTtcagcatcaaaaataataaattttaacacagagaatatatatataaaaaaaatctgagtccTCAGTAATATTCAAAgtgttaaagaaaaatggaaagctcTTGTTCACAAAAAAAAATGCCAGGTAAAAAATGTAGATgaatgatggaattagaaaatcCCTATGTTGCAATTCCTATTTAATGTTTGTTTGAAGCAAAGAATCATTAACAGATGATAAAACCATTGTGTTAAAGATTATGGAGGAACAGCATATTCACATGGTCTCACAGGTTCCTTCTCAAAGTGAAAAAGTATCTTACAATAGAAAGATAAAGCATGTATCACTTTCATCCAATTTAGTATCACCAACAATGGGACAAACTGACATCCGACGTCATGTGCCTTCTGATGTCATAAGAATGGGAAGTACATATCATTCTAGGCgatattctttaatttaaatcTAATCATGAAAGAAACACTCAGACAAATCAAGAATGTGGAGAATTCTGTAAGTCAACTGGCCtgtactctttaaaaattttagtatcaGAAAAGGGGAATTTCTCTAGAATGAAAGGAGAGCGACGAAAACCAATGCATGAACCTTGTCTGagttcacaataaaaatgaaacaaaacaaaaaaaataaagatataaaggaTATTTTAGGTGCAATTGGGGACTAGGGATTATATTATTAGATATTACTGAAgcaatgttaaatttcttgggTGGGATAATGATATAATAGTTATGTAaaagaatgtccttgttcttaggaaatatgTGGTAATATATTTAGGAGTGAAGCATCATGATGactgaaattaattttcaaagggATCAGcaaaaaagataagagaaagaaaaaataaatatacacacagagGAGATAAAACAGAGAAATGGATGTTCATTATACCattcttacaacttttctgtagtcttgaaaattttcaaaataaaaagtcaggaGAAATAATCTATATGTAGCTAATATGCTatagttgattttatttatatgaatgtactaaatagtaataaattatttaatacttaaaaaaaagccCACCATGAAATTCTTTCCCATCAAAGCTAACCAAGATAAAAGGTGAATCAATATCACCTCTAGCCAGTGTCAACAacataatttctgtcttttttccccctctacgTGAGTCAAGAATTATGTTTGACTTacctgtgaaattaacaaaccaGCAAAACACCTATGGCACTCAACcactttttcaaaaacaatttaacaGTGGAAAACCTGTAAtcttctggttttaaaataatttatttcataggtctgttttaattttatgtctCAGAGCATACATTATTTAACCAATAGGTGCTGGACAGAGATTGTAAAAAGGGAGGAAACATTTAGGATAAGAAACCGGCTCAATTCCATCAGAATTTGATCCTACCTTGTAAAGTCTTACTAGGATAAATTTCTATCATACTCCTTTTGTGCTTACAAAAAACATTAACTTCTGAATTTCCAAtgttgtaaataaaaatttttacaattaAGTATGCATTCAATTGACACACAAGGCAACCAAATAAATTCTGTCATCAACATTAGCATAATGTGTATTTCCTGTCACTGCACTAACATTAAACTAAACTTCAAACCACAAAAACATTGTGACTAACATTAAAAAGGCAAGCTGTAAGATACTCAAAGCTTATAAAGGACAAATTGCACATGGTTAAGATGGGACGTCATTTGACAAGGGCTGGTGTTGTGCATATGGCTGCTTTTTTTTATAAGAAGGCCACCGGCAAACAGGGCAACAGTGTCGACCCCCAGCCAACCACATCACAATGCAATTCTGATGAAACACATGACCACAAGGCAATCCCATTAACAAACATCCATTTTCAAAATTCTCTAGGCAAACAACACATTCAGTACAGTGCAGCATGTCAGCAGGCCAAGTTAACCAATCAGGTTCCATGTCTTCATTAGTGTTATATGATCCATATGACCTCCCCTTCCTTTCATATGGGCTGGTCTGACAATACTTATTGGCACATGAACAAGCCTCATCATCACAGAGACTTGCTTTTCCTGGAGAATTGTGAAGGATGCTTTGTTTATCTTCAAATGCTTCCTTCTCACTGCTAAAAGTGTCTGTGTTCTCGCTGTCTGAATCATTTTCAATATCTTGAGAACCTTCTGACATTTCCTCTTCAGACTGGACTCCAAGACATTTAAATCGCCACATtggtaaattttttatataatcagTTGGTATCAGAGGGTGAAGCCAAAGGTCAGGGAAAGCTAACCGCTCCAAGAATAAGTCAGGGTCTTCGTCCCAATCAGATTCTACAGGAAAGTTCTGAAAAGAAGCAATCGGGTGGAAGAGGTAGCTGGTGTACCAGTCCCACAGACTTGATAACCATTCTAAGTTATTGGCATTGACTTcatcattgttgttgttgttgcgtCGTCTCTTTTTCTCAAAGTAATCAATTAGCAAACCATGTCCAAGGTATGTACTGAGAAACAGGGCTGGGTGTGAAGAATAAAACATCCAGTCTGCCCTTACCCACGAAGCCAGTGTGGTTGTATTGGAGTATCTCAGTAACTTTAAGCTGTATTCATAAAAGCTATCTAAGTAAGGGAGCTGTAAAAAGCCCAACACAGGGAGCCAGGAAATAATTAATAGAGAATTATACGTCCCTAAAGTGCTTATGAGAACCACAAATCGCTTTATGGTAGCTCCCTGTGTAATAAATAAGTCCATCCAAGCCATAAGATTTACTAGAACCAAGCTCAAAACAAAGAGATCATTTACTTCAGGTTGTAATGAGCGCAAAAATGAATCCATGGCCTGAAGGGATATAAATTCGCCTGTGTGGTTTCCATATCTGTAAATTCCTTCAGGAGTTCTAAGTATGTATGATGGCATGTTATATACACCAATATCTGTCATATAACTCTTGTTGTCCCAGTTTTccacatttacaaaaataaactcaactcTTCCAGTAAATTTTATACTTAGTGCAGAGAAGAAAGCTGGGGGTTGGTCAAGGTTTGCAAATAGGTATATTTTTACCCAATACTGATCACTTTTATTCCATTCTTCTTTCAAATGCTCAGCATTATAAATGGTTTTGATCCGAGAAGCTGCATGAGCAgttatccatttaaaaatgtgctCTACTTCAACCTTACGTCCACTGTATTCTTTAAGCATGACTTTCCCTTTAGAAGTACTTGTTTGCGGAACTGACATAATGAGTGTGGATCGTACCCAGCCTCTTCTCCTGCAGTATCTATAAGAGAATAAACTGTGAGTAAATAGCTAGGCTGTTGTGCAAACAATTTATCTTCCTCTCGTAAATTCCTTTAACACCTCTTCCCCAAACCAAATAACCTCCAAATAATCAAAAAGTAGTACCAATACATGGCAGCTGTGCAAGAGGAAAGGCAAGCTTTTTAcactttgttttacatttctatgtttctttttttttaaaagaaagtgtatCATGAAAAGTCTTTGAGTCAAAGGAATCAGCAAATACTTCAGCATCTCTTATGTACCTACTACTGTGTAGTGTGCTAAGATCCAAAAGATAATAGGCAAATAATTTCTGCTTACAAGGAATTTAAAATCCTATTAAAGAGACAAAACAGAGTCAAAAAACATATATGTTAatgcaaaaaaattcaaagaaaggaaatatcatTGGGAATTTGAGCTGGTAAAGATTTTACGAAAGGTTTGGGAATTGAACTAGGTCTTGAAGGACAGTTAAAATTCAGATGGGcatggctgggtgcggtggctcacgcctgtaatcctagcactctgggaggccgaggcaggtggattgcttgagctcaggagtttgagaccagcctgagtaggagcaagaccccgtctctactaaaaaatagaaagaaatgatctggacagctaaaaaaaaaaaatatatatatatatataaattagctgggcatggtggcgcatgcctgtagtcccagctacttgggaggctgaggcagaaggattgcttgagcccaggagtttgaggttgctgtgagctgggctgacgccacggcactctagccagggcaacagagcaagactctgtctcaaaaaaaaaaaaaaaaaaaaaaaaaaaaaaattcagatgggcagaaaaaaggagaagaaaatagatTATCCTACACTCTGCCGAATCCCTGATTTGGtgcaagctccttgagggtagCGGTCATGCACACCCGTTTATTAACTGAGGCACCCGTTTATTAACAACACCTGATGCACACAGGCACCGTTACAAAGTAACACTGCTACACTGTAGCACTGTTACAAAAGCTAATCTAGAAAAGAGCAACTGAAATTTAATGCAgaggaaacaaagagagaaagtgTTTACATTAAGAGATTCAGTCTAAGAATTGTCCCTACTTATAGCAGAGTAAATACAGGAGAATTTAACTAAAATTAAGTTATTTGTTTAGATTTATCCAGCAGGGTCATAACTCTATTCCTTTTGGAAACAGAGAGCTTCTTGCTCTGAGATTTGTGATATCCAATCTCCCCCTAAAAAACTAGAcaacaaatgaaaggaaatgatgAAAACATCTATTGTATCACAGTGGAGAGATTTTAAgtgaaaacattttccttttttttcaagtattttttccaTAAACCTACCATGtggaattttatgatatgtaaaattTACCTCAATGAagttgtaaaaaaagaaaattcaccacATGGATACATTTTGTTACTTACAGGTTTGTAAATGAAttgtaataaatgttttatttcttattttgctaCTCAGAGTATTGATGTAAAAATCATAGATGTTATGCTTAGCatggattattattttattaaattaaataagcatcaTATGATCAgatattaagagagaaaaaagttgACATATAGTAGCATATGGTTTTATACCGATAATACAACTAATTTTATCTCAGGAATTTTGTGATatagttttagaaaaatgaagacaacATGTTATATCTTAAAAACAAGGTTAGTAATGACTCTGGAAAACTATCTGGGTGACTCAGAATCACCGACCATGACTCTTAGCTTCTTGTTGAGTTGATTCACTTCCCCAACAAGATAGATTCCATTAACATCAATACTGCTTTAACTGAAATGGCTTGAAAAGTATACATTCCTACAAAATATCTTCTATGCGatgcaaaataataattcattaacGTGAATTCTATTTTTACCCTCTCCAAAAAAAGCAACAAGTCAAATGCATATGGATAATTCCCTTATTTACatcttaaatatctttaattaGCTTTAATGTTTTAATTGCATATGGCATTTGTTATGACACATTTCTACTCTTGGCTATTCTTTTTATCTTCCTATAACTACCTTGGCTTCTGATTTGTGTCATAAATTAAATGCCAGTCTTTCTGACAGAAAACCTTACTCTGTAAAAATGACAAGATCTAAGTGTATACATTTCTTTATGTAAGGAAACAAATATATTGTGTGGTTTCTTTTCAGTTCAGAGATAAGTGACAGTTTAAGATTTATCATTCTGGATAGAATTTAAGAGtacccaagaaaagaaaattccaaacgTCATCATATAGCTTTCAAATCAAATGTTTTTCATACCTGGAAAAGATCTCTAATAGTTATGAAACATCAGGCTACTAATATATAGTTTCTAAACACTGGtctaaagaaatcaaaaacataaatatagtATACCATATTAGTTTTAAAACTCTACCActaaacataaatgaaaactaatgTACACACTGTTTTTTAAGAATGATAGTGTATTACCTTATATCAATATAAACACTTTTTTATTGccaattcaaaaaaaaaaaacttttaaaggtcTAAATAAATTCAGTGACAATACCATGAAAAATATCCTCTAGTTCTTAAAGTAAATCTTTTGGGCTCTCTTAGAGACTTTTGAGATCTCTTAGAGAATTTAAAGACTAAAAATGATAGGAAATATGGCTAATGAGTTTTGGTATTCTAGTTTCTGGTGTGGCatgctatatttaaaaagaaagcttggTATTCCTGTTTCTATATGCCATTTCTTCAGACAAGGTCATTGGTCTCCTTGGCTTTCCTGGCTCTCTTTCCAATTCCCcattccctttcccttctcctttcctgcctATTCCATAGGCCCCTCATCCCTGACACTTTCACCATAAGCTTTCCTGTTTATCACTCAGCTCCTGCAATTCCCATGTTGCCCTTCTTCTCTTTACTAGTCCCTATATCCCCTGCCCTCAGATACACACATAAATGCCACCTCATCTACTTTCTCCGAAAAAAGAACAGAGCGTGGACCTGACAGGAAAAGCCCTTTGAAACAGATCTCTTGGTTGGGGAATGAGAGGAGGTAGAGTCAGGCAAGACTACCCCTGCTGAGTATAcggagaaagaaattaaaactgctaCAACTGGACAGGGTGAGAAGCTGCCCAGAAGCCATGGCCCTGAATGTTCTCAGGGGAGCtactatggtttggatatggtttgtttgtcccaccaaatctcatgttgaaatctgaacCCCAGTGTGGCGGTATTGGGAGGTAGGGCCTAgtggaggtgtttggatcatggaGGCGGATATCTCATCAAAGGCTTGGTGCTGCTCTTGAGGTAGCAAGTAAGTTCTAGCTCTCAAAAGACTTGGATTAGTTCTCATGGGAAAGGATTAGTTCCCAAGAGAGtaggttgttataaagccagaaCCCCTTGGGTTTGGTCCCTCTTTGCACATGCCTGCTTCCCTTTTGACCTCTGCCATGTTTTGGCAGCAAAAAATCCTTCACCAGAAGCCAAGC of the Lemur catta isolate mLemCat1 chromosome 4, mLemCat1.pri, whole genome shotgun sequence genome contains:
- the LOC123637144 gene encoding E3 ubiquitin-protein ligase RNF103 isoform X1 → MWLKLFFLLLYFLVLFVLARFFEAVVWYETGIFATQLVDPVALSFKKLKTILECRGLGYSGLPEKKDVRELVEKSGDLMEGELYSALKEEEASESVSSTNFSGEMHFYELVEDTKDGIWLVQVIANDRSPLVGKIHWEKMVKKVSRFGIRTGTFNCSSDPRYCRRRGWVRSTLIMSVPQTSTSKGKVMLKEYSGRKVEVEHIFKWITAHAASRIKTIYNAEHLKEEWNKSDQYWVKIYLFANLDQPPAFFSALSIKFTGRVEFIFVNVENWDNKSYMTDIGVYNMPSYILRTPEGIYRYGNHTGEFISLQAMDSFLRSLQPEVNDLFVLSLVLVNLMAWMDLFITQGATIKRFVVLISTLGTYNSLLIISWLPVLGFLQLPYLDSFYEYSLKLLRYSNTTTLASWVRADWMFYSSHPALFLSTYLGHGLLIDYFEKKRRRNNNNNDEVNANNLEWLSSLWDWYTSYLFHPIASFQNFPVESDWDEDPDLFLERLAFPDLWLHPLIPTDYIKNLPMWRFKCLGVQSEEEMSEGSQDIENDSDSENTDTFSSEKEAFEDKQSILHNSPGKASLCDDEACSCANKYCQTSPYERKGRSYGSYNTNEDMEPDWLTWPADMLHCTECVVCLENFENGCLLMGLPCGHVFHQNCIVMWLAGGRHCCPVCRWPSYKKKQPYAQHQPLSNDVPS